One segment of Gaiella occulta DNA contains the following:
- the ilvA gene encoding threonine ammonia-lyase, biosynthetic, protein MSPREIDYLEAILNANVYDVAIESPLQEAPLLSARLGNRLLLKREDLQPVFSFKLRGAYNKMSRLPPAELRRGVVAASAGNHAQGVALAAQRLGAAATIVMPVTTPQIKVGAVRALGAEVVLEGDSYDDAYEAAMRLVRRGRRTFVHPYDDPDVIAGQGTIAMELLRQFREPLDAVFVAVGGGGLIAGIAAYVKRLRPQTRIVGVEPVDANAMERSLRAGRRVTLAHVGLFADGVAVRRVGEEPFRIARRHVDEVILVDTDEICAAMKDVFEDTRAIVEPSAALGVAGAKRYVEREQIGGRNLATILCGANVNFDRLRFVAERAELGEQREAVFAATIPERPGSFKAFCSMVGRRSITEFNYRYDDASEAHVFVGVEVQDVAEKDKLLASLAKRGIRTLDLTENEMAKLHVRHLVGGRSHAEHEVLYRFEFPERPGALMRFLDAIGNTWNISLFHYRNHGADYGRVLAGIQVPPGEKRAFKAFLEQLGYPYWEETRNPAADLFLQA, encoded by the coding sequence GTGAGCCCGCGCGAGATCGACTACCTCGAGGCGATCCTCAACGCGAACGTCTACGACGTCGCGATCGAGTCGCCGCTGCAGGAGGCGCCCCTGCTCTCGGCGCGGCTCGGGAACCGGCTGCTCCTGAAGCGCGAGGACCTGCAGCCCGTGTTCTCGTTCAAGCTCCGCGGCGCCTACAACAAGATGTCGCGGCTGCCGCCCGCAGAGCTCCGGCGAGGCGTCGTCGCCGCATCGGCCGGCAACCACGCGCAGGGCGTGGCGCTCGCCGCGCAGCGGCTCGGCGCGGCGGCGACGATCGTGATGCCGGTGACGACGCCGCAGATCAAGGTCGGCGCCGTGCGCGCCCTCGGCGCCGAGGTCGTGCTCGAGGGCGACTCCTACGACGACGCCTACGAGGCCGCGATGCGCCTCGTGCGACGCGGACGGCGCACCTTCGTGCACCCCTACGACGACCCCGACGTGATCGCCGGCCAGGGGACGATCGCGATGGAGCTGCTGCGCCAGTTCCGCGAGCCGCTCGACGCCGTCTTCGTCGCCGTCGGCGGCGGCGGCCTCATCGCGGGCATCGCCGCCTACGTGAAGCGGCTGCGCCCGCAGACGCGCATCGTCGGCGTCGAGCCCGTCGACGCGAACGCCATGGAGCGCTCGCTGCGCGCCGGGCGTCGTGTGACGCTCGCGCACGTGGGGCTGTTCGCGGACGGGGTCGCCGTGCGCCGGGTCGGGGAGGAGCCCTTCCGGATCGCGCGCCGGCACGTGGACGAGGTGATCCTCGTCGACACCGACGAGATCTGCGCCGCCATGAAGGACGTGTTCGAGGACACGCGGGCGATCGTCGAGCCGTCGGCGGCGCTCGGCGTCGCGGGCGCGAAGCGCTACGTCGAGCGCGAGCAGATCGGCGGGCGCAACCTCGCCACGATCCTCTGCGGCGCCAACGTCAACTTCGACCGGCTGCGTTTCGTCGCCGAGCGCGCCGAGCTCGGCGAGCAGCGCGAGGCCGTCTTCGCCGCCACGATCCCCGAGCGCCCCGGCAGCTTCAAGGCGTTCTGCTCCATGGTCGGGCGGCGCAGCATCACCGAGTTCAACTACCGCTACGACGACGCGAGCGAGGCGCACGTGTTCGTCGGCGTCGAGGTGCAGGACGTGGCCGAGAAGGACAAGCTGCTGGCGTCGCTCGCGAAGCGCGGCATCCGCACGCTCGACCTGACCGAGAACGAGATGGCGAAGCTCCACGTCCGCCATCTCGTCGGCGGCCGCTCGCACGCCGAGCACGAGGTGCTCTACCGCTTCGAGTTCCCCGAGCGGCCGGGTGCGCTGATGCGCTTCCTCGACGCGATCGGCAACACGTGGAACATCAGCCTGTTCCACTACCGAAACCACGGCGCCGACTACGGTCGCGTGCTCGCGGGCATCCAGGTGCCGCCCGGCGAGAAGCGTGCGTTCAAGGCGTTCCTCGAGCAGCTCGGCTACCCGTACTGGGAGGAGACCCGCAACCCCGCCGCGGATCTGTTCCTGCAGGCGTAG
- a CDS encoding enoyl-ACP reductase FabI codes for MAGRFEGKQALILGVANKRSIAWAIAKRLHDEGAELAFTYQGERIEKGVRELAESVGAKLVTECDVRSDEDVARVFAETGEAFGGGLDVLVHSVAFAAAEDLEGRFVDTPRDRFWMAVDISAYSLVACARAAEPLMQARGGGSIVTMTYLGGVRAVPHYNVMGVAKATLDASMRYLAWDLGQSGIRVNAVSAGPVRTLAARSIAGFTTMEEMFEQRAPLHRHIAADDVGGAAAYLLSDDAANVTGTMLYVDSGYHAMGM; via the coding sequence ATGGCAGGAAGGTTCGAGGGCAAGCAGGCGCTGATCCTGGGGGTCGCCAACAAGCGCTCGATCGCGTGGGCGATCGCGAAGCGCCTCCACGACGAGGGCGCGGAGCTCGCGTTCACCTACCAGGGCGAGCGCATCGAGAAGGGCGTGCGCGAGCTCGCCGAGTCGGTCGGCGCGAAGCTCGTGACCGAGTGCGACGTGCGCTCCGACGAGGACGTCGCACGTGTCTTCGCCGAGACGGGCGAGGCGTTCGGCGGCGGGTTGGACGTGCTCGTGCACTCGGTCGCGTTCGCGGCCGCCGAGGACCTCGAGGGCCGCTTCGTCGACACGCCGCGCGACCGCTTCTGGATGGCCGTCGACATCTCCGCCTACTCGCTCGTCGCCTGCGCGAGAGCCGCGGAGCCGCTGATGCAGGCGCGCGGCGGCGGCTCGATCGTGACGATGACCTACCTCGGCGGCGTCCGTGCCGTGCCGCACTACAACGTGATGGGCGTCGCCAAGGCGACGCTCGACGCGAGCATGCGCTACCTCGCCTGGGACCTCGGGCAGAGCGGCATACGCGTCAACGCCGTCTCGGCCGGCCCGGTGCGCACCCTCGCCGCGCGCTCGATCGCGGGCTTCACGACGATGGAGGAGATGTTCGAGCAGCGGGCGCCGTTGCACCGCCACATCGCGGCCGACGACGTCGGCGGGGCGGCCGCGTACCTCCTCTCCGACGACGCGGCGAACGTGACCGGCACCATGCTCTACGTCGATTCCGGATACCACGCGATGGGCATGTAG
- a CDS encoding RNA polymerase sigma factor — protein MANRWRDERALVRGAQAGSVAALEALFRLHWRRAYGAAYLVVHDAAAAEDIAQEALLAAIRNLDHFDRRRPFAPWLHRIVVNRAIDYARARALRAETGLDDALAAAEHAADGFDRSTVDAIAALPPEHRAVIVLRHLLDYTPGEIAELLGLPRGTVNSRLRRGLDALGERAR, from the coding sequence ATGGCGAATCGGTGGCGAGACGAGCGCGCCCTCGTCCGCGGCGCGCAGGCGGGATCGGTCGCCGCGCTCGAGGCGCTGTTCCGCCTGCACTGGCGCCGGGCGTACGGCGCCGCCTACCTCGTCGTTCACGACGCCGCCGCGGCGGAAGACATCGCGCAGGAGGCGCTCCTGGCCGCGATACGCAACCTCGACCACTTCGACCGCCGCCGCCCGTTCGCGCCGTGGCTGCACCGCATCGTCGTCAACCGGGCGATCGACTACGCGCGAGCCCGCGCGCTGCGCGCCGAGACCGGCCTCGACGACGCCCTCGCCGCCGCCGAGCACGCCGCCGACGGGTTCGACCGCTCGACCGTGGACGCGATCGCGGCCTTGCCGCCGGAGCACCGAGCCGTGATCGTGCTCCGGCACCTGCTCGACTACACGCCCGGCGAGATCGCCGAGCTGCTCGGCTTGCCGCGCGGCACGGTCAACTCGCGCCTGCGGCGCGGTCTCGACGCGCTCGGGGAGCGCGCGCGATGA
- a CDS encoding RidA family protein, whose amino-acid sequence MERRLISGHSPFEPVAGFSRAVLVGSTVHVAGTAPIPPDGSPTPEGAYEQARLRLAIIAEALERAGASVEDVVRTRMFITDAEHWGEVSRAHGDVFRDIRPAATCVVTALLDPSWKVEIEAEAVIPQPGHG is encoded by the coding sequence ATGGAGCGCCGTCTCATCTCGGGTCACTCGCCGTTCGAGCCGGTGGCGGGATTCTCGCGCGCCGTCCTCGTCGGCTCAACCGTGCACGTCGCCGGGACGGCGCCCATTCCGCCGGACGGCTCGCCCACGCCGGAGGGGGCGTACGAGCAGGCACGCCTGCGCCTCGCGATCATCGCCGAGGCGCTCGAGCGCGCGGGCGCATCCGTCGAGGATGTCGTCCGCACGCGCATGTTCATCACCGATGCCGAGCACTGGGGCGAGGTCTCGCGCGCGCACGGCGACGTCTTCCGGGACATCCGTCCCGCCGCGACGTGCGTCGTGACGGCGCTGCTCGACCCGTCCTGGAAGGTCGAGATCGAGGCCGAGGCGGTGATCCCGCAACCAGGACACGGGTGA
- a CDS encoding SDR family NAD(P)-dependent oxidoreductase, which yields MQRVAVVTGASSGIGEATARALAAQGWLCVLVARREERLRALAGEIGGEVELCDVAERPDVEATAARVLERHPAIHLLVNNAGMPARGTFLQVDPDLVERVMHVNYLGGVWCARAFMPGLEAAARQGGAHVVNLVSVAGTVSFAPAGAYAASKHAQLAFSRSLAAALRGSGINVHAVLPGFVETEGFPQKNVLASRLLRAFVIEPDDVARAIVRAVARNRGETVVPWFPYRLIGIAQALVPGIVARFVGMSGYRKGSI from the coding sequence GTGCAGCGCGTAGCGGTGGTGACGGGAGCATCGTCCGGGATCGGGGAGGCGACGGCGCGCGCCCTCGCGGCACAGGGCTGGCTCTGCGTGCTCGTCGCGCGCCGCGAGGAGCGCCTGCGCGCCCTCGCGGGCGAGATCGGCGGCGAGGTCGAGCTGTGCGACGTCGCCGAGCGGCCGGACGTCGAAGCGACGGCGGCCCGCGTGCTCGAGCGCCATCCGGCGATCCACCTGCTCGTCAACAATGCCGGCATGCCGGCGCGGGGGACGTTCTTGCAGGTGGACCCCGACCTCGTCGAGCGCGTGATGCACGTCAACTACCTCGGCGGCGTCTGGTGCGCGCGGGCGTTCATGCCCGGGCTCGAGGCCGCGGCGCGGCAGGGCGGCGCGCACGTCGTCAACCTCGTCTCCGTCGCCGGCACCGTGTCGTTCGCGCCGGCCGGCGCGTACGCCGCCTCGAAGCACGCGCAGCTCGCCTTCTCGCGCTCACTCGCGGCCGCCCTGCGCGGCAGCGGCATCAACGTCCATGCCGTGCTCCCCGGCTTCGTCGAGACGGAGGGCTTTCCGCAGAAGAACGTGCTCGCGAGCCGCCTGCTGCGCGCCTTCGTGATCGAGCCCGACGACGTCGCGCGCGCGATCGTCCGCGCCGTCGCGCGCAACAGGGGCGAGACCGTGGTGCCGTGGTTCCCGTACCGCCTCATCGGCATCGCGCAGGCCCTCGTGCCCGGGATCGTCGCGCGCTTCGTCGGCATGTCCGGCTACAGGAAGGGCAGCATCTGA
- the acpS gene encoding holo-ACP synthase: MAVRVGTDLIEIDRIARALARPGFRDRCFTKAEQAYCETRCNPAESYAARFCGKEAVGKALGCGVRFTWKEIEIVGPPKPGVTISGKTARFAEKVGMRDIDVSLTHSHTMAGAACVVELEP; encoded by the coding sequence ATGGCCGTGCGCGTCGGCACCGATCTGATCGAGATCGACCGCATCGCTCGTGCGCTGGCACGGCCGGGCTTCCGCGACCGCTGCTTCACGAAGGCGGAGCAGGCCTACTGCGAGACGCGCTGCAACCCTGCCGAGAGCTACGCGGCGCGCTTCTGCGGCAAGGAGGCCGTCGGCAAGGCGCTCGGGTGCGGGGTGCGCTTCACGTGGAAAGAGATCGAGATCGTGGGCCCGCCGAAGCCGGGGGTCACCATCAGCGGCAAGACCGCGCGCTTCGCCGAGAAGGTCGGCATGCGCGACATCGACGTGTCGCTCACGCATTCGCACACGATGGCGGGCGCGGCCTGCGTCGTCGAGCTCGAGCCCTGA
- a CDS encoding small ribosomal subunit Rsm22 family protein, which translates to MTLPESLRDGIDDLVGGADRRRVEHAARTLSEAYRAGGRAASRAARTRDDAVAYAAARAPATYAAVAAVLAGIRERRPDWEPASVLDLGAGPGVACWAAAAVWPGIARYTLVEAEPEMLAVGRTLARRAGSALARATWIQGDACADAAAADLVVSSYLLGELEEGRVESFARHVWGRCADTAVFVEPGTTGGYRRALAVRTTLLAEGGFTLAPCPHDTACPLSAGDWCHFATRLPRSSAHRAAKAAERGFEDEKFSYAALSRAPQARAQGRIIRRPHVNPGHVVLAVCAPGGIERRTVSRREKDAYRRARKLGWGDAL; encoded by the coding sequence GTGACGCTCCCCGAGTCGCTGCGCGACGGCATCGACGATCTCGTCGGCGGCGCCGACCGCCGCCGGGTCGAGCACGCGGCCCGTACGCTCTCGGAAGCGTACCGGGCAGGAGGCCGCGCGGCCTCGCGCGCGGCGCGCACGCGCGACGACGCGGTCGCGTATGCGGCAGCCCGCGCGCCCGCCACGTACGCCGCCGTGGCGGCCGTCCTCGCCGGCATCCGCGAGAGGAGGCCCGACTGGGAACCGGCGTCCGTGCTCGACCTCGGCGCGGGGCCCGGGGTCGCCTGCTGGGCTGCCGCGGCCGTATGGCCGGGGATCGCGCGCTACACCCTCGTCGAAGCAGAGCCGGAGATGCTCGCCGTCGGCCGCACGCTCGCGCGACGGGCCGGCTCCGCGCTCGCCCGCGCGACCTGGATCCAGGGGGATGCCTGCGCCGATGCGGCAGCCGCCGACCTCGTCGTCTCCTCCTACCTGCTCGGCGAGCTGGAGGAGGGACGGGTGGAGTCGTTCGCACGGCACGTCTGGGGACGGTGCGCCGACACAGCCGTGTTCGTCGAACCCGGCACCACGGGCGGCTACCGGCGGGCGCTCGCCGTCCGCACGACGCTCCTTGCCGAGGGAGGCTTCACCCTCGCACCGTGCCCGCACGACACGGCCTGTCCACTCTCCGCGGGCGACTGGTGCCACTTCGCGACGCGCCTGCCGCGCAGCTCCGCGCACCGTGCCGCCAAGGCGGCCGAGCGGGGCTTCGAGGACGAGAAGTTCTCCTACGCCGCGCTGTCGCGCGCGCCACAGGCACGGGCGCAGGGGCGGATCATCCGCCGCCCGCACGTCAACCCGGGCCACGTCGTGCTCGCCGTCTGCGCGCCGGGGGGGATCGAGCGCCGCACCGTCAGCCGCCGGGAGAAGGACGCCTACCGCCGCGCGCGCAAGCTCGGCTGGGGCGACGCGCTGTGA
- a CDS encoding TIGR01458 family HAD-type hydrolase, translating to MACILLDVDGVLHVSGEPIPGAAAAVARLRRQGHALRFVTNNSTRPRAQLAQELRGLGFELEDDEIQTTPRAAARELKGKRVFALVMGAIVPDLEGIELVGEHADAVLLGGCDETTEPNQVFSWMNLGRAFAELQMGADLYCLHKNKWWQTSRGPLLDAGAFVAGLEYATGVDAIVLGKPSPTYFAAALDALAAEPELTWMVTDDIEADVRGAQAFGMRTALVRTGKFRPETLDGSGIVPEIVLSSVAQLPEWLERSL from the coding sequence ATGGCCTGCATCCTCCTCGACGTCGACGGCGTCCTGCACGTGTCGGGAGAGCCGATCCCGGGCGCCGCCGCCGCAGTCGCCCGGCTGCGCCGCCAGGGGCACGCCCTGCGCTTCGTCACGAACAACTCGACGCGCCCGCGCGCGCAGCTCGCGCAGGAGCTGCGCGGCCTCGGATTCGAGCTCGAGGACGACGAGATCCAGACGACACCCCGCGCTGCGGCACGCGAGCTCAAGGGCAAGCGCGTGTTCGCGCTCGTGATGGGCGCCATCGTGCCCGACCTCGAGGGCATCGAGCTCGTCGGCGAGCACGCCGACGCGGTGCTGCTCGGCGGCTGCGACGAGACGACCGAGCCGAACCAGGTGTTCTCGTGGATGAATCTCGGCCGTGCGTTCGCGGAGCTGCAGATGGGCGCCGACCTCTACTGCCTGCACAAGAACAAGTGGTGGCAGACGAGCCGCGGCCCGCTGCTCGACGCGGGCGCCTTCGTGGCGGGCCTCGAGTACGCCACCGGCGTCGACGCGATCGTGCTCGGCAAGCCGAGCCCCACCTACTTCGCCGCCGCGCTCGACGCGCTCGCAGCCGAGCCGGAGCTCACCTGGATGGTGACCGACGACATCGAGGCGGACGTGCGCGGCGCCCAGGCGTTCGGCATGCGCACCGCGCTCGTGCGCACCGGCAAGTTCCGCCCCGAGACGCTCGACGGCTCCGGGATCGTGCCCGAGATCGTGCTCAGCTCCGTCGCGCAGCTGCCGGAGTGGCTGGAGCGCTCGCTCTGA
- a CDS encoding redoxin domain-containing protein, whose translation MLLLRDRGADLAAAGIRPYGISRDSVWSHHSWAMTLGVEDVPLLSDGNGEAARGFDVAFAPLEVADVAARSAFLIAGDTVRAAWMLGTDLPDVDAIVAAASPPSP comes from the coding sequence CTGCTGCTCCTGCGTGACAGGGGCGCCGACCTGGCGGCGGCGGGCATCCGCCCGTACGGGATCTCGCGCGACTCCGTGTGGTCGCACCACTCGTGGGCGATGACCCTCGGCGTCGAGGACGTGCCGCTGCTGTCGGACGGCAACGGCGAGGCGGCCCGCGGCTTCGACGTCGCGTTCGCGCCGCTCGAGGTCGCCGACGTGGCCGCCCGCAGCGCCTTCCTGATCGCGGGCGATACGGTCAGGGCCGCATGGATGCTCGGAACAGATCTGCCCGACGTGGACGCGATCGTCGCGGCCGCTTCGCCGCCCTCGCCCTAG
- the alr gene encoding alanine racemase, whose product MARSHFTLSLAAVRHNARTLIGALGGAELWAVVKADGYGHGAADVARAALAEGATALCVATAGEAAALRPDFPHARVIVLGPSGPDDVRAAREIGLEIVVSDGPVPDGVPVHLKLDTGMGRWGLSEVPAPGRDVVGLMSHFASADSDPAFTRLQTGRFLEATAPYSHLTRHLANSAGALRYPEARLDAARCGIALYGISPFGGDPGDDGLRPALRWESEIALVKTLRPGESTGYGRRFVAGAPTCIGIVPVGYADGFRRAMSGTEVLVAGRRATVVGTVSMDALAVALPDGGSVGDPVTLVGDGVLIEQHACVSGTIGYEIACGLVTRPPRAQREVVGA is encoded by the coding sequence GTGGCGCGCTCGCACTTCACTCTCTCCCTCGCCGCTGTCCGCCACAACGCCCGCACGCTGATCGGCGCCCTCGGCGGGGCGGAGCTGTGGGCTGTCGTCAAGGCCGACGGGTACGGGCACGGCGCCGCAGACGTCGCCCGGGCCGCGCTCGCCGAGGGGGCCACCGCTCTGTGCGTGGCGACGGCCGGCGAGGCGGCCGCGCTCCGGCCCGACTTCCCGCATGCGCGGGTAATCGTGCTCGGCCCGTCGGGCCCCGACGACGTGCGCGCCGCACGGGAGATCGGGCTCGAGATCGTCGTCTCCGACGGCCCGGTGCCCGACGGCGTCCCCGTCCATCTCAAGCTCGACACGGGCATGGGCCGCTGGGGTCTCTCCGAGGTGCCGGCGCCCGGGCGCGACGTCGTGGGGCTGATGAGCCACTTCGCGTCCGCCGACAGCGACCCCGCCTTCACGCGCCTGCAGACCGGCCGCTTCCTCGAGGCCACCGCGCCCTACTCCCACCTGACACGGCATCTGGCCAACAGCGCCGGCGCGCTGCGGTATCCGGAGGCGCGCCTCGACGCGGCCCGCTGCGGCATCGCGCTCTACGGCATCTCCCCGTTCGGCGGCGACCCCGGGGACGACGGGCTGCGGCCCGCGCTGCGCTGGGAGTCGGAGATCGCCCTCGTGAAGACGCTGCGGCCCGGCGAGAGCACGGGCTACGGGCGGCGCTTCGTGGCCGGCGCCCCGACGTGCATCGGCATCGTCCCGGTCGGCTACGCCGACGGGTTCCGGCGCGCCATGAGCGGCACGGAGGTGCTCGTCGCCGGACGCCGCGCGACGGTGGTCGGCACCGTCTCGATGGACGCCCTCGCCGTCGCGCTGCCGGACGGCGGGTCGGTGGGCGACCCGGTCACCCTGGTCGGCGACGGTGTGCTCATCGAGCAGCACGCGTGCGTTTCCGGCACCATCGGCTACGAGATCGCCTGTGGTCTCGTGACGCGCCCGCCGCGGGCGCAGAGGGAGGTCGTCGGTGCCTGA
- a CDS encoding NAD(P)H-hydrate dehydratase, producing MFEHLYSANEMRLAEAAYPGFPGTASELMERAGSAVAREAMRAFPRARRFAVVCGGGANGGDGRIAARVLREAGREAVETDDVDGFEVIVDALFGTGFHGAPRAQAAAVIERINASPAPVVAVDIPSGVDASTGEVEGPAVEAALTVTFHARKVGLVVAPGRFHAGRVVVADIGLADVETEARRATEALLRDVPRRAPHDSKFTAGVVLVVGGAPGTTGAPVLAATAALRADAGYVTLAVPHACLPVVETLALEPVKLGFEWADAAATIRAAAARADAVALGPGIGRSDEARALVRELLDTIALPAVVDADALYGLEPLPRAAATVLTPHAGELARLLGVDAAWVAAHRLRAARDAAERYGAVVLLKGADTIVQGAGAGPVVADMAPPSLATAGSGDVLTGVIAAFLAKGLDPVIAAATGATAHGIAAATVQHQAGLVASDVVAALPAALS from the coding sequence ATGTTCGAGCACCTCTACAGCGCCAACGAGATGCGCCTGGCCGAGGCCGCCTATCCGGGCTTCCCCGGGACGGCGTCGGAGCTGATGGAGCGCGCCGGCTCGGCGGTTGCGCGCGAGGCGATGCGGGCGTTCCCGCGGGCGCGGCGCTTCGCCGTCGTCTGCGGGGGAGGCGCGAACGGCGGCGACGGGCGTATCGCCGCGCGCGTGCTCCGGGAGGCAGGCCGGGAGGCGGTCGAGACCGACGACGTCGACGGCTTCGAGGTGATCGTCGACGCGCTCTTCGGCACCGGCTTCCACGGTGCGCCGCGCGCGCAGGCCGCCGCCGTGATCGAGCGCATCAACGCGAGCCCCGCCCCCGTCGTGGCCGTCGACATCCCCTCCGGCGTCGACGCGTCGACCGGGGAGGTCGAGGGGCCGGCGGTCGAGGCGGCGCTCACCGTCACCTTCCACGCGCGCAAGGTCGGGCTCGTCGTCGCGCCGGGGCGCTTCCATGCCGGTCGCGTCGTCGTCGCCGACATCGGACTCGCCGACGTCGAGACGGAGGCGCGCCGCGCCACCGAGGCGCTCTTGCGAGACGTGCCGCGACGGGCGCCCCACGACTCGAAGTTCACCGCGGGCGTCGTGCTCGTCGTGGGCGGCGCGCCGGGCACGACCGGGGCGCCGGTGCTCGCCGCCACCGCCGCGCTGCGCGCCGACGCCGGCTACGTCACGCTCGCCGTTCCGCACGCGTGCCTGCCGGTCGTCGAGACGCTCGCGCTCGAGCCGGTCAAGCTCGGCTTCGAGTGGGCCGACGCGGCAGCGACAATCCGTGCCGCGGCGGCCCGGGCCGACGCCGTCGCGCTCGGGCCGGGGATCGGCCGCTCGGACGAGGCGCGCGCGCTCGTCCGCGAGCTGCTCGACACGATCGCCCTTCCGGCCGTCGTCGACGCCGACGCGCTCTACGGGCTCGAGCCGCTGCCGCGGGCGGCGGCGACGGTGCTGACCCCGCACGCCGGGGAGCTCGCGCGGCTGCTCGGCGTGGATGCGGCATGGGTGGCCGCCCATCGCCTCCGCGCCGCGCGCGACGCGGCGGAGCGCTACGGGGCGGTGGTGCTGCTGAAGGGCGCAGACACGATCGTGCAGGGGGCGGGGGCGGGCCCGGTCGTCGCAGACATGGCTCCCCCGTCGCTTGCGACGGCGGGGAGCGGTGACGTGCTCACCGGCGTCATCGCCGCGTTCCTCGCCAAGGGCCTCGACCCGGTCATCGCGGCCGCCACGGGTGCGACGGCACACGGGATCGCCGCCGCGACGGTGCAGCACCAGGCGGGCCTCGTCGCGAGCGACGTCGTCGCGGCGCTGCCGGCCGCCCTCTCGTAG
- a CDS encoding class I SAM-dependent methyltransferase, whose amino-acid sequence MPDVVAARLALQEERAAELAERVVRLLSPFRGDERALDSGCGSGALAFALAPYVGSVVGVDASPELVAAGNERAPANAELVVADATALPFPYGSFDLAGSLRVLHHVRRPELVVAELARVTRPGGRILLADQLGPVDPLAAAEIDRFERARDPSHRRLLSDQDVRSLLEANNLVVSANEIVHESRDVEHYLDLVGLEGPERERVRRMAPATAYEVEVGWYVARKGSSA is encoded by the coding sequence GTGCCTGACGTCGTCGCAGCCCGGCTCGCGCTCCAGGAGGAGCGCGCCGCAGAGCTCGCCGAGCGGGTCGTGCGCCTGCTGTCGCCGTTCCGCGGCGACGAGCGTGCGCTCGACAGCGGCTGCGGCAGCGGCGCGCTGGCGTTCGCCCTCGCGCCCTACGTGGGCTCGGTGGTCGGCGTCGACGCCTCGCCGGAGCTCGTGGCCGCGGGCAACGAGCGCGCCCCCGCGAACGCGGAGCTCGTCGTCGCCGACGCGACGGCCCTCCCCTTTCCGTACGGCTCGTTCGACCTCGCCGGCTCGCTGCGGGTGCTCCACCACGTTCGCCGGCCGGAGCTCGTCGTCGCCGAGCTCGCGCGCGTGACGCGCCCCGGCGGCCGCATCCTGCTCGCCGACCAGCTCGGCCCGGTCGACCCGCTCGCCGCGGCCGAGATCGATCGCTTCGAGCGCGCACGCGACCCGTCGCACCGGCGGCTGCTCTCCGACCAGGACGTGCGCAGCCTGCTCGAGGCGAACAATCTCGTCGTGAGCGCGAACGAGATCGTGCACGAGTCACGCGATGTCGAGCACTACCTCGATCTCGTCGGGCTCGAGGGGCCGGAGCGGGAGCGTGTGCGGCGCATGGCCCCGGCGACGGCCTACGAGGTCGAGGTCGGCTGGTACGTCGCGCGCAAGGGGAGCAGCGCCTGA
- a CDS encoding cation diffusion facilitator family transporter, giving the protein MAAHDHAHGHGDVHGFAGGTLRSLGIALGLNAAYTAAEAAAGIATGSLSLLADAGHNLSDVLALGIAAGAVVLAGRPATPNRSFGLKRAEILAALVNAVSLVVIAVLIFIEAGRRFSQPPDVPGGWLVAVAALGLAINAAGAALVFRRGGHDLNLRASFVHLAGDALGSLGVLVAGVVIITTGWRYADPAFSLLLGVLILVSSWGVLRDSVLVLLEAAPRGMDADAIGRAMAATPGVVEVHDLHVWQITSGFPTLSAHVRVRAGDDCHAIRRTLEQMLCERFRVTHTTLQVDHEQADGLLAISRSPGTGRE; this is encoded by the coding sequence GTGGCAGCACACGACCATGCGCACGGTCACGGCGACGTCCACGGCTTCGCCGGCGGCACGCTGCGGTCGCTCGGGATCGCCCTCGGGCTGAACGCCGCGTACACGGCCGCCGAGGCGGCGGCGGGCATCGCGACGGGCAGCCTGTCGCTGCTCGCCGACGCCGGCCACAACCTCTCCGACGTGCTGGCGCTCGGGATCGCGGCCGGCGCCGTCGTGCTCGCGGGGCGACCGGCGACGCCGAACCGGAGCTTCGGCCTCAAGCGGGCGGAGATCCTCGCGGCGCTCGTCAACGCGGTCTCGCTCGTGGTCATCGCCGTGCTCATCTTCATCGAGGCGGGCCGCCGCTTCTCGCAGCCGCCGGACGTGCCGGGCGGGTGGCTCGTGGCGGTGGCCGCGCTGGGTCTCGCGATCAACGCCGCCGGCGCCGCACTCGTGTTCCGCCGCGGCGGACACGACCTCAACCTGCGCGCGTCGTTCGTCCATCTCGCGGGCGACGCGCTCGGCTCGCTCGGCGTGCTCGTCGCCGGTGTCGTGATCATCACCACCGGATGGCGCTACGCGGACCCGGCGTTCAGCCTCCTGCTCGGGGTGCTCATCCTCGTAAGCTCCTGGGGCGTGCTGCGCGACTCGGTGCTCGTGCTGCTCGAGGCGGCGCCGCGCGGCATGGACGCGGACGCGATCGGGCGCGCGATGGCGGCGACGCCGGGCGTCGTCGAGGTGCACGACCTGCACGTGTGGCAGATCACGAGCGGCTTCCCGACCCTCTCGGCGCACGTGCGCGTGCGCGCCGGCGACGACTGCCACGCCATCCGCCGCACGCTGGAGCAGATGCTCTGCGAGCGCTTCCGCGTCACCCACACGACGCTCCAGGTCGACCACGAACAGGCGGACGGGCTGCTCGCGATCTCACGGTCGCCCGGGACGGGACGCGAATGA